The following are encoded together in the Ictidomys tridecemlineatus isolate mIctTri1 chromosome X, mIctTri1.hap1, whole genome shotgun sequence genome:
- the Nxt2 gene encoding NTF2-related export protein 2 isoform X1 yields MSMDFKMYVDQACRAAEEFVNIYYETMDKRRRALTRLYLDKATLIWNGNVVTGLDALSNFFEMLPSSEFQVNMLDCQPVHEQATQSQTTVLVVTSGIVKFDGNKQHYFNQNFLLTAQSTPNSTVWKIASDCFRFQDWASS; encoded by the exons ATGTCGATG gattttaaaatgtatgtagaTCAGGCATGTAGAGCTGCTGAggaatttgttaatatttactATGAGACAATGGACAAAAGAAGAAGG gcACTTACCAGGCTGTATTTGGACAAGGCCACTTTAATATGGAATGGAAATGTTGTTACAGGGCTAGATGCCCTAAGTAATTTTTTCGAGATGTTGCCTTCTAGTGAGTTCCAGGTCAATATGTTAGATTGCCAACCAGTCCATG AGCAAGCTACCCAGTCCCAGACTACAGTTCTTGTTGTGACCAGTGGAATTGTGAAGTTTGATGGAAACAAACAACATTACTTCAACCAGAACTTTCTGCTGACTGCTCAATCCACTCCTAATAGCACCGTGTGGAAGATTGCTAGTGATTGCTTCCGTTTTCAAGATTGGGCTAGTAGTTAA
- the Nxt2 gene encoding NTF2-related export protein 2 isoform X2, producing MYVDQACRAAEEFVNIYYETMDKRRRALTRLYLDKATLIWNGNVVTGLDALSNFFEMLPSSEFQVNMLDCQPVHEQATQSQTTVLVVTSGIVKFDGNKQHYFNQNFLLTAQSTPNSTVWKIASDCFRFQDWASS from the exons atgtatgtagaTCAGGCATGTAGAGCTGCTGAggaatttgttaatatttactATGAGACAATGGACAAAAGAAGAAGG gcACTTACCAGGCTGTATTTGGACAAGGCCACTTTAATATGGAATGGAAATGTTGTTACAGGGCTAGATGCCCTAAGTAATTTTTTCGAGATGTTGCCTTCTAGTGAGTTCCAGGTCAATATGTTAGATTGCCAACCAGTCCATG AGCAAGCTACCCAGTCCCAGACTACAGTTCTTGTTGTGACCAGTGGAATTGTGAAGTTTGATGGAAACAAACAACATTACTTCAACCAGAACTTTCTGCTGACTGCTCAATCCACTCCTAATAGCACCGTGTGGAAGATTGCTAGTGATTGCTTCCGTTTTCAAGATTGGGCTAGTAGTTAA